The Thalassophryne amazonica chromosome 13, fThaAma1.1, whole genome shotgun sequence genome window below encodes:
- the LOC117522804 gene encoding glutathione S-transferase omega-1-like, protein MRFCPFAHRARLVLNTKGIKHETININLSKKPEWFFLKNPSGLVPTVETSDGDMVYDSAVVCEYLDEVYPDKKLLPSSPFEKAQQKMIMEYFSSKIQPYFYNYNFVENDCVLQFLNNLILCPFSCLSDTPELKKWMESMLEDPGVKACMHPVDTHKGFYKTFIEKIPTMTKEEEP, encoded by the exons ATGCGGTTCTGCCCTTTTGCACATAGGGCCAGACTGGTGCTAAACACCAAAGGGATCAA acatgAGACCATCAATATCAATCTGTCAAAGAAACCTGAGTGGTTCTTTTTAAAGAACCCCTCTGGGCTCGTCCCAACAGTGGAGACATCTGACGGCGACATGGTGTATGACTCTGCAGTCGTGTGTGAATACTTGGATGAAGTCTATCCCGACAAGAAGCTGCTTCCTTCCTCTCCTTTTGAGAAAGCTCAGCAGAAGATGATCATGGAATATTTTTCTTCCAAG ATACAGCCATATTTCTACAACTACAACTTTGTTGAGAACGATTGTGTGCTGCAGTTTTTGAATAATTTGATTCTTTGTCCTTTCAGCTGCCTCAGTGACACACCTGAGCTGAAGAAATGGATGGAGTCCATGTTGGAGGACCCTGGCGTCAAAGCTTGCATGCACCCTGTAGACACTCACAAGGGTTTCTACAAGACCTTCATAGAAAAAATCCCAACTATGACTAAGGAGGAGGAACCATGA
- the itprip gene encoding inositol 1,4,5-trisphosphate receptor-interacting protein, which translates to MHGAVARLCMVVVAAILNQPLLFPKENTTLPDEDEELIARMREHEERLKIEQVRLEKELSQLEYKQEKIVSEDCYTWHFWSVVIFLVLFAIEMCRMDFADVEVRPGDDEDVFLESGLVNPRTMPLDKDSLNNFCNKCTYASAHENWRVKEFSEGFGDDLLESLRHICDKYADLEVGDFVGIGSMFESWKVCKPLTCDLIVPFSLPELHSFQFHLWCSPASNIPPDMHGCGTIKVVQFGDNGEDCLCGSANLGEDMLCLLHIKNDELSGVHKSDERLCTMNTPYLAKDEVMKWFQISLTKAWGRISHKYDFEVTFHNLDAAGALKIRFRSGKVILVNLIPVVQLDDTDAYFVSHFPSDCDHPPDPYWHLSLAVYERNLLKHFTKLLPQNSCHLHCLQIVTFLHRKQTGLTGKSALTSYHFKTALLHLLLSKSSSAWAYERLEARLRDVLGLIQKSLQEKRLYHVLVGNRKVPKEIQLPKRFFTAEHINLFRSLVLQRDLYTNTVRLSRRC; encoded by the coding sequence ATGCATGGGGCTGTTGCTCGACTTTGTATGGTGGTGGTGGCTGCCATATTAAACCAGCCCTTGCTTTTTCCTAAAGAGAACACCACACTCCCTGATGAGGATGAGGAACTCATCGCTCGCATGCGGGAACATGAAGAGAGACTGAAGATAGAGCAGGTCAGGCTGGAGAAAGAGCTTTCACAGTTGGAATACAAGCAAGAAAAAATAGTCTCAGAGGACTGTTACACTTGGCACTTCTGGAGTGTTGTAATCTTTCTCGTACTCTTTGCCATTGAAATGTGCAGGATGGACTTTGCTGATGTAGAAGTCCGGCCAGGTGACGATGAGGATGTGTTTTTAGAGAGTGGGCTTGTAAACCCCAGAACAATGCCACTAGATAAGGACAGTCTGAACAACTTCTGTAACAAATGCACGTATGCTTCAGCTCACGAAAACTGGCGAGTGAAGGAGTTTTCTGAAGGCTTTGGCGATGACTTGCTGGAATCACTGAGGCATATTTGTGACAAGTACGCAGACCTGGAAGTTGGTGACTTTGTTGGCATTGGAAGTATGTTCGAGTCTTGGAAGGTGTGCAAACCACTAACGTGCGATCTGATTGTGCCTTTCTCTCTACCGGAGCTGCATTCTTTCCAGTTCCATTTGTGGTGTAGTCCAGCCAGCAACATTCCTCCAGATATGCACGGATGTGGCACAATCAAAGTGGTCCAGTTTGGGGATAACGGGGAGGACTGTCTATGTGGCTCCGCTAACCTCGGAGAGGACATGCTTTGTCTGTTGCATATTAAGAACGATGAGCTCAGTGGAGTCCACAAGAGTGACGAGCGGCTGTGCACCATGAACACACCTTATTTAGCCAAAGATGAAGTCATGAAGTGGTTTCAGATCTCCTTAACCAAAGCTTGGGGGCGTATCTCCCACAAATATGACTTTGAAGTCACTTTTCACAACCTGGATGCCGCTGGTGCGCTGAAGATCCGGTTTCGTTCAGGGAAAGTCATCTTGGTAAACCTAATCCCAGTCGTCCAGTTGGACGACACAGATGCTTATTTTGTGTCACATTTTCCATCAGATTGTGATCATCCCCCTGACCCATACTGGCATCTTTCTCTTGCAGTTTATGAGAGGAACCTGTTGAAACATTTCACTAAACTCCTCCCACAAAATTCTTGCCATTTACACTGTCTTCAGATTGTTActttcctccacagaaagcaaacTGGACTCACGGGAAAAAGCGCACTGACCAGTTACCACTTTAAGACGGCTCTGTTGCACTTGTTGCTCAGTAAAAGTTCCTCTGCATGGGCCTATGAGAGGTTGGAGGCCAGGCTTAGGGACGTACTTGGGCTCATTCAGAAGAGTCTACAGGAGAAGAGACTCTATCACGTTTTGGTCGGGAATCGTAAAGTACCAAAAGAGATCCAGCTTCCGAAGAGATTCTTCACAGCGGAACACATAAATCTGTTCCGCTCTCTGGTGTTGCAGAGGGACCTTTATACCAACACAGTCAGGCTttccaggagatgttga